The following are from one region of the Epinephelus fuscoguttatus linkage group LG11, E.fuscoguttatus.final_Chr_v1 genome:
- the LOC125897577 gene encoding uncharacterized protein LOC125897577: MDMYESEEDTFVPKKRALPKAPKSFQRYVIRPSNDTTKCIALTQGSSDGRATKISEYQYITPLESSLRQAIEVANYIEPQPANTPGHQGQAVRVCPETQAAPIWEQQDLSSRQRLKNSTVCSQMCGSLLHDLLVKQEIIIEQQQNIIRMVQDLHAAMHSMTNGSTTMERHYSYFPLCNIEQLMALEGDLQSLPGLKKELVTSLGLAGGATMKDTVWGILKRAMRNDLALKVTWSGVNGKRAFERLHLKAVVVEAVRRNPACSSATDNEIAKAIKKWFY; encoded by the exons ATGGATATGTATGAAAGTGAGGAGGATACCTTTGTCCCAAAAAAGAGGGCACTTCCGAAAGCCCCCAAGTCATTCCAAAGATACGTGATACGCCCATCCAATGATACAACGAAGTGTATTGCACTCACCCAGGGCTCATCAGATGGAAGAGCTACCAAGATTTCAGAATATCAG TATATCACCCCCCTCGAGTCATCACTTCGCCAGGCCATTGAGGTGGCAAATTATATCGAGCCTCAGCCAGCAAACACCCCAGGTCATCAAGGCCAGGCTGTGAGGGTGTGCCCTGAAACCCAGGCAGCTCCAATCTGGGAGCAGCAAGACCTCTCATCGAGGCAACGACTCAAAAATTCAACTGTCTGCAGTCAGATGTGTGGAT CTTTGCTTCATGACTTGCTGGTGAAGCAAGAGATCATAATtgagcagcagcaaaatataATAAGGATGGTGCAAGACCTTCATGCAGCCATGCACAGCATGACAAACGGGTCAACTACCATGGAAAGGCACTATTCTTATTTCCCCCTCTGCAATATTGAGCAGCTGATGGCCCTGGAAGGAGACCTGCAGTCTCTTCCTGGATTAAAAAAGGAATTG GTCACCTCTCTAGGACTTGCTGGGGGTGCCACTATGAAAGACACAGTTTGGGGCATCCTCAAACGAGCCATGAGAAATGATCTGGCTCTAAAAGTAACCTGGAGTGGTGTAAATGGAAAGCGGGCCTTTGAAAGGCTTCATCTAAAAGCGGTGGTAGTGG AAGCTGTGAGAAGAAACCCCGCCTGCTCTTCAGCCACTGATAATGAGATTGCAAAAGCAATTAAAAAGTGGTTTTACTGA